The proteins below come from a single Oryzomicrobium terrae genomic window:
- the fliS gene encoding flagellar export chaperone FliS, with amino-acid sequence MFVSRNPIAAYATVGVETSVESASPHKLILLLFEGAKAAILAAKLQMSNGEIAAKGASISKAIDIINNGLKASLDLEAGGSLAVQLQALYEYMSDRLLFANLKNEPAALDEVLGLLAQIHSAWEEIGDRPETAPAAR; translated from the coding sequence ATGTTTGTTAGCCGCAACCCCATTGCCGCCTATGCAACGGTGGGCGTGGAAACATCGGTGGAATCGGCCAGCCCGCACAAGCTGATTCTGCTGCTGTTTGAAGGCGCCAAAGCGGCAATTCTTGCCGCCAAGTTACAGATGTCGAATGGGGAAATTGCCGCCAAAGGCGCCTCCATTTCCAAAGCCATCGACATCATCAACAATGGGCTCAAGGCCAGCCTTGATCTTGAGGCCGGCGGCAGCCTGGCTGTACAGCTCCAAGCGTTGTACGAATACATGTCGGATCGTCTGCTCTTTGCCAACCTGAAGAACGAGCCAGCCGCACTGGACGAAGTACTGGGGCTGCTCGCCCAAATCCACTCGGCCTGGGAAGAAATCGGCGACCGCCCCGAAACCGCCCCCGCCGCCCGATAG
- the fliD gene encoding flagellar filament capping protein FliD — protein MAITSPGIGSGLDVNGIVSKLMAIEQQPLQALNTKEASYQAQISAYGSLKGSLASLQNALAGLKDASKFSTLKATTSTSDYLTATASATAATGSFSVEVQALAQAQKVKSGLFTNTNTAVGQGKVTIQFGTYDSTSNTFSANPNKSPTTITINPADSSLAGIRDAINRANAGVNASIINDGSGNRLIISSKDSGTANSLKITVEDSDGNNDDGTGLSQIAFDQTKAAGSGKNMTETLSAQDAKAVIDGIPITKSSNLITDAIEGVSLNLTKAEVGKTTTVTVNRDNSDGRKAVESFVKAYNDAIKALGDASKYDASTKTSAILQGDATVRTAISQLRTAISTPLTAAAGGFRRLSDIGITQQQNGTLAIDSTKLGNAFSDTTKDVAALFASMGKSTDSLVSFTSANKNAQPGSYAVNITQLATQGKLIGSAAPTYTIDDSNKTLTFKVDGISATVTLATGNYSPKQLIAEIQSKVNGAGAISSAGSSVAVGFDGTQAKLTGSTAANLAAAGGTTLNIGLDGGTGQDITLAASYANPGDLVNDLQSKINTAFGAGKIQVDVKDGVLSLTSPSYGSTSQITLAGAGASALFGTTTTASGTGSGALKITSNKYGSTSDVTVSGDGASSLFGASRTNTVGVNVAGTIGGNPALGSGQDLTGSSGGADGLKLTIKGDTLGDRGTVTFDRGFAQHLDQVLTGLLDSKGIFNAKTDGINATIKDIGKRRDELSTRLTALEARYRAQYTALDTLLSKMNQTSTYLTQQLASLSK, from the coding sequence ATGGCAATCACCTCTCCCGGCATTGGCTCCGGTCTCGACGTCAATGGCATTGTCAGCAAACTGATGGCCATCGAGCAGCAACCGCTGCAGGCGCTCAACACAAAGGAAGCCAGTTACCAGGCGCAGATTTCTGCCTATGGTTCTCTGAAGGGTTCTCTGGCCTCACTCCAAAACGCTCTGGCCGGCCTCAAGGATGCCTCAAAGTTCTCGACGCTCAAGGCCACCACCAGCACCAGCGACTATCTGACGGCAACCGCCTCAGCCACTGCGGCGACGGGTAGCTTCTCCGTGGAAGTCCAGGCGCTCGCCCAAGCGCAGAAGGTCAAGTCTGGCCTGTTCACCAATACGAATACGGCGGTTGGGCAAGGCAAGGTCACCATCCAGTTCGGCACCTACGACAGCACCAGCAACACGTTCTCGGCCAACCCCAACAAAAGCCCCACCACCATCACCATCAACCCTGCCGACAGCAGCCTGGCAGGCATTCGCGATGCCATCAACCGGGCAAACGCTGGCGTCAACGCGTCCATCATCAACGACGGCAGCGGTAACCGGCTGATCATTTCGTCCAAGGACAGCGGCACCGCCAACAGCCTGAAAATCACGGTAGAAGATAGCGACGGCAACAACGACGATGGTACCGGTTTGTCGCAAATCGCCTTTGACCAGACCAAAGCTGCCGGCAGCGGCAAGAACATGACGGAAACCCTGTCGGCCCAGGATGCCAAGGCTGTGATCGATGGTATTCCGATCACCAAGTCTTCCAACTTGATTACCGATGCGATCGAGGGTGTTTCCCTCAACCTGACCAAGGCCGAGGTCGGCAAGACCACCACGGTAACGGTCAACCGCGACAACAGCGACGGTCGCAAGGCGGTGGAAAGCTTCGTCAAGGCCTACAACGATGCAATCAAGGCCCTAGGCGACGCATCCAAGTACGACGCCAGTACCAAGACATCAGCCATCCTGCAAGGCGACGCTACCGTGCGCACGGCCATCTCCCAGTTGCGTACTGCCATCAGCACCCCCTTGACGGCTGCTGCCGGCGGCTTCCGCCGCCTCTCGGATATTGGCATCACGCAGCAACAGAATGGCACCTTGGCGATCGATTCGACCAAGTTGGGTAACGCTTTCAGCGACACCACCAAAGATGTGGCAGCCCTCTTTGCCAGCATGGGCAAGTCCACTGACAGCCTGGTTTCGTTCACTTCCGCGAACAAGAATGCACAACCGGGCAGCTACGCGGTAAACATCACCCAACTGGCCACCCAGGGCAAACTGATTGGCAGTGCCGCACCGACCTACACTATCGACGATAGCAACAAGACACTGACTTTCAAGGTTGACGGCATCTCGGCAACGGTCACCCTGGCGACCGGCAACTATTCCCCCAAGCAACTGATCGCCGAGATTCAGTCCAAGGTCAATGGCGCTGGAGCCATCAGCAGCGCCGGCAGCAGTGTGGCGGTAGGCTTCGACGGTACCCAGGCCAAGCTTACCGGTAGCACGGCAGCCAACCTGGCCGCCGCCGGCGGAACCACGCTGAACATCGGCCTGGACGGGGGCACCGGACAGGACATTACCCTGGCTGCCAGCTACGCCAATCCAGGCGATCTGGTCAATGACCTGCAGAGCAAGATCAACACCGCCTTCGGTGCCGGCAAAATACAGGTCGACGTCAAGGATGGCGTGCTCTCACTGACCTCTCCCTCTTACGGTTCAACATCCCAGATTACCTTGGCAGGCGCCGGAGCCAGCGCGCTATTTGGCACCACCACCACGGCCAGCGGCACGGGCTCGGGGGCGCTGAAGATCACGTCAAACAAGTACGGCTCCACGTCCGATGTAACCGTCTCGGGTGACGGCGCTTCCAGCCTGTTTGGCGCCTCCCGGACCAACACTGTCGGTGTAAACGTTGCCGGCACCATTGGCGGCAACCCCGCCTTGGGCAGTGGCCAGGATTTGACCGGCAGCTCCGGCGGGGCAGACGGGCTGAAATTGACCATCAAGGGCGATACGCTTGGCGACCGCGGCACGGTCACCTTCGACCGGGGTTTCGCTCAGCACCTTGATCAGGTATTGACCGGCCTGCTGGATTCGAAGGGCATTTTCAACGCCAAAACGGACGGCATCAACGCCACGATCAAGGATATCGGCAAGCGCCGCGACGAACTGAGTACCCGCCTGACCGCTCTTGAAGCGCGCTATCGGGCACAATACACGGCGCTGGATACGCTCTTGTCGAAAATGAACCAGACCAGCACCTACCTGACCCAGCAACTGGCCAGCCTGAGCAAGTAA
- a CDS encoding flagellar protein FlaG — protein sequence MNVQATGMQNTGAMPQVAPAAGSAAQKAALQDGTSSANTNSNAAPGQPASKAELNDAAENVQKFVNTINSNLSFQVDDDTGEMVVKVVDATTKDVIRQIPSEEMLAIAKALDRIQGLLVNQKA from the coding sequence ATGAACGTTCAAGCAACAGGGATGCAAAATACGGGTGCCATGCCCCAAGTCGCACCTGCCGCCGGAAGCGCGGCGCAAAAAGCGGCACTACAGGATGGCACGAGTTCTGCTAACACCAATTCGAATGCTGCGCCCGGTCAGCCGGCCTCCAAGGCTGAATTGAACGATGCGGCAGAGAATGTGCAGAAATTCGTCAACACGATTAACAGCAATCTGAGTTTTCAGGTGGATGATGACACTGGTGAAATGGTCGTCAAGGTAGTAGACGCCACCACCAAGGACGTCATCCGCCAGATCCCATCCGAAGAAATGCTGGCCATTGCCAAGGCATTGGACCGCATTCAGGGGTTGCTGGTGAATCAAAAGGCCTGA
- a CDS encoding flagellin — protein sequence MPSVINTNVSSLNAQRNLNTSQSSLQTSLQRLSSGLRINSAKDDAAGLAISERFTAQIRGLSQAQRNANDGISMSQTAEGALQSSGDILQRIRELAVQSSNATNSASDRQALNAEVGQLTSELNRIAGTTEFNGQKLLDGSFGTATFQVGANAGQSIQATTANFQTNQYGNYRIGSQAATATNSRGDLTANSSLGTAVSTAKTAVAYVAGTEPTSAIAADTVTINGAVGSKTVTVSAGDSAKTVAANINKATGNTGVTASAKTEIDMTGLTAGASYKLDVYSDNTTASTISFTVGSAVNADGLSAAVNAFNDVSSKTGVTARVNDAGNGITLLNSSGESIAIGNASSGAAASINVGTQAVGANQGTTVNGQLTLDSDKSFSITTTATTAATTFFTGTTASAQLQKVSDLDVSSVDAAQRTLAIVDAAMSAVNGQRAKFGALQSRFETTIANLQSTSENMSASRSRTRDADFAAETANLTRGQILQQAGTAMLSQANALPNQVLSLLR from the coding sequence ATGCCTTCCGTCATCAATACCAACGTTTCCTCGCTCAACGCACAGCGGAACCTGAACACCTCGCAAAGCTCCCTGCAGACCTCCCTGCAGCGTCTGTCTTCCGGCCTGCGCATCAACAGCGCCAAGGATGACGCCGCCGGCTTGGCCATTTCCGAGCGCTTCACCGCCCAGATCCGCGGTCTGAGCCAGGCTCAGCGCAACGCCAACGACGGCATTTCCATGTCGCAAACGGCTGAAGGCGCCCTGCAGTCCTCCGGCGACATTCTGCAGCGTATCCGCGAACTGGCAGTGCAATCCTCCAACGCCACCAACTCCGCTTCCGACCGTCAGGCCCTGAACGCCGAAGTTGGTCAGCTGACCTCGGAACTGAACCGCATCGCCGGCACCACCGAGTTCAACGGCCAGAAGCTGCTCGACGGTTCCTTCGGCACCGCCACCTTCCAGGTCGGCGCCAATGCTGGTCAGTCGATCCAGGCCACCACTGCCAACTTCCAGACCAATCAGTACGGTAACTACCGGATCGGTTCCCAAGCTGCCACTGCCACCAATAGCCGTGGCGATCTGACTGCCAATTCGTCCCTGGGTACTGCGGTCTCCACCGCCAAGACTGCCGTGGCCTATGTTGCCGGCACGGAACCGACCAGCGCCATCGCCGCAGATACCGTTACGATTAACGGCGCCGTGGGCAGCAAGACTGTGACTGTCAGCGCCGGCGACAGCGCCAAGACTGTAGCCGCCAATATCAACAAGGCTACCGGTAACACTGGCGTTACTGCTTCTGCCAAGACCGAAATCGATATGACCGGTCTCACGGCAGGGGCCTCCTACAAGCTGGATGTCTACTCGGACAACACCACTGCCTCTACGATCTCCTTCACCGTGGGTTCCGCAGTGAATGCCGATGGTCTGTCTGCAGCGGTCAACGCTTTCAACGACGTCTCCTCCAAGACTGGCGTCACCGCTCGGGTGAACGATGCCGGTAACGGCATCACCCTGCTTAACTCCTCCGGCGAAAGCATCGCCATCGGCAACGCCTCCTCTGGTGCAGCGGCATCCATCAACGTCGGCACTCAGGCTGTTGGCGCCAACCAAGGCACTACGGTGAATGGTCAGCTGACCCTGGACTCTGATAAGAGCTTCAGTATCACCACCACTGCGACCACTGCGGCCACTACCTTCTTCACCGGCACCACTGCATCGGCTCAGTTGCAGAAGGTCAGCGATCTTGACGTCAGTTCGGTGGATGCCGCCCAGCGCACCCTGGCAATCGTGGATGCAGCGATGTCTGCAGTGAATGGTCAGCGCGCCAAGTTCGGTGCTCTCCAGTCTCGCTTCGAAACCACCATCGCCAACCTGCAATCCACCTCCGAGAACATGTCGGCCTCCCGCTCTCGGACCCGCGATGCAGACTTCGCGGCAGAAACCGCCAACCTGACCCGTGGCCAGATCCTGCAACAGGCGGGTACGGCAATGCTGTCCCAGGCCAACGCGCTGCCCAACCAAGTGCTGTCGCTCCTGCGATAA